CACGGGCGTAGCGCCAGTGATCTTGATGCGACCACTCGGGGTCGCCGTCCAGCCGCAGGTGCGCTCTTCCGCCCCGTCACGGCCCTTCACCCAAAGGTAGAGCGTTCCTTCGAGCGGCATGCTCTTGCCCTCGACCTCAAGCTCCGTGCCCCAGGTCTTCTTGACCATGCCTACTGTCAGTTGCAGGCCTGTTTCGGACTGCACCGAGTAGCTGGCATCGGGTTTTGGTGGTTGATTCAGCAGCGGGCCGGCAAGGAAACCAAGTGCCAGGCACGCAGCGGCGACTGTCCCCACGAAAGCCGCCCACCGCCGTCGTGATTTCTTCCTGCGTGCCGAAAGGTCAACCAGGATCTTCTGCGGCAATGCTTCCCGGCTCGGTTCCAAAGGTGAGAGTGCACCGGCGGTACCCGTCACGGTGAGCGCGACGGCGTCGGCGGACGGAACGGCGTCGAGCAGCGCGGGGAGGCTTTCCAACTCCTCGAGTTCCTTGCGGCAGGCAGCACATCCGGCGAGGTGCGCTTCAAAAATGCGAGCTTCCTCGGGGTCGAGCCCGCCCAGCAGGTAGGCGCCCAGCAATTGGTGGACGGGGTTGCCGTTCATCGTTCCACCCCCATTTCATCAAGGATCGTTCGGAGGGCTTTCACAGCATAGAAAGCCCGGGATTTCACAGTGCCGGCAGGGATGTTCAGCTGCAGGGCTGCCTCGCTGACGGTGAACCGCTGGTAATGCAGGGCCACAAGGACCTCTCGGTGTTCGTGGCTGAGCCGTAGGAGCGCCTCTTCCATGAGGACGCGGTTCAAGAGTTCATCAACACGTTCCGTCGCGACATGGTCTGGAAGGTCGTGCTCGCCTGCCTCGACGGGACGCCTCTGAGCCTTCCGGTAGTTGTCGATGATGACGTTGCGGGCGGTCCGGAAAAGGTAACTGCGCAGGCTGCCCGTAATCTGCGGGGCGTGCTGCCAGACCTTGAGGATGGTTTCCTGCACGACGTCGTCGGCCAAGTGCGTGTCCGAAGTGCAGCTGAGCACAAAGCGCTTCAACGCTGTGCCGTGATCGCGGTAGATTGCCGCCACCACGTCCTCGTCCAGCGGCATAGCCACCTCCTTCGCGCTG
This genomic stretch from Micrococcaceae bacterium Sec5.1 harbors:
- a CDS encoding zf-HC2 domain-containing protein; its protein translation is MNGNPVHQLLGAYLLGGLDPEEARIFEAHLAGCAACRKELEELESLPALLDAVPSADAVALTVTGTAGALSPLEPSREALPQKILVDLSARRKKSRRRWAAFVGTVAAACLALGFLAGPLLNQPPKPDASYSVQSETGLQLTVGMVKKTWGTELEVEGKSMPLEGTLYLWVKGRDGAEERTCGWTATPSGRIKITGATPVQLGGIAGVELRDEGDKTVASISVP
- a CDS encoding sigma-70 family RNA polymerase sigma factor, which encodes MPLDEDVVAAIYRDHGTALKRFVLSCTSDTHLADDVVQETILKVWQHAPQITGSLRSYLFRTARNVIIDNYRKAQRRPVEAGEHDLPDHVATERVDELLNRVLMEEALLRLSHEHREVLVALHYQRFTVSEAALQLNIPAGTVKSRAFYAVKALRTILDEMGVER